CCTGCCCATAATAAGCATCCTTACCATGTTTTCGATAATAATGCTTGTCCAACAAATACTGTGGCAAATGCACATCTTGATGCGTCAAGGTTAATGCGTGATAATCCATTTCTGCGACAACTTCCAAGACTTTGGCGTTATAAACCGCCTTAGCTGGGGTCGCTCCCCAGCTGAATGGACCATGTTGGCTGACCAGAACTGCAGGAACTGCGTTGTGATCAATACCGCGATCTTTGAAGGTTTTGACGATGACTTTACCCGTGTTTTCCTCGTAAGCATCTTCAATTTCTTGTTGCGTCAACGCTTCGGAGATGGGCACATCCCCATAAAACGTGTCAGCGGCGGTTGTATTCAGGTTGGGGATATCCATGTGTGCCGAAGCGAACGCAACTGCCCATGGTGAATGGGTATGGACAATCCCACCGATGTCAGGGAACTCATTATAGAGGACGGTGTGTGTCGGCGTGTCGCTTGAAGGGTTCAGTTGCCCTTCTACAACTTCGCCTTGCAGGTTGACGACAACCATGTCATCC
This genomic window from Lacticaseibacillus paracasei subsp. paracasei contains:
- a CDS encoding L-ribulose-5-phosphate 4-epimerase encodes the protein MLEQLKQEVYEANMQLPKLDLVTFTWGNVSGIDREKGLFVIKPSGVDYEDLTPDDMVVVNLQGEVVEGQLNPSSDTPTHTVLYNEFPDIGGIVHTHSPWAVAFASAHMDIPNLNTTAADTFYGDVPISEALTQQEIEDAYEENTGKVIVKTFKDRGIDHNAVPAVLVSQHGPFSWGATPAKAVYNAKVLEVVAEMDYHALTLTHQDVHLPQYLLDKHYYRKHGKDAYYGQDNAKSVGHAAKA